The DNA sequence CTGTCGGCAAAGGCAAAGCCCATGCGCGTAGTCCAGTCGCTCGGCATGAGCACCATCGCCCCCCGGCGCCGCCACATAGTTGGGAGACTGAAGTAGGGCGGTTCTTGCTGTGCTGCCTCCCAAGCTCTCTGCTCTTTGCAATCCGTAGCCTCGGCCGACGCGGCGTCTTGGCTCTTCTCCGCTGCGACTTTCTGCTGTGCGGCGGTCACCTTTAGCTTGGCCGCATCAATTTCAGTTTGCGTTCCTCCGATCGACGCCGAGTAGAGCTGCGCTTCTTCAACGCGCAGTTCCGCCTTCGCCTTCTCGGTCGCCACGCTTTCGACTTTGCACTTGTCTGCTGGCGCAAGGCGATCAAGCCAGGCCCAGCGATAGCGGAATCCACCTTCGATGAAAGCGTGTGCCGACGTCGAGCTTTCTTTTTCGAGAACGAACCCCGTCGAGCTGCTGGAGTCGGCCTTGATCGTAAATGGATTGAGAATGACCGCACCACTCACCAGCGAGAAGTGTTTTGCGGTGTAGTCGCTCTCCACGCTTTTGCCGACCATGGCGTCGACCGCTGCATCCTCCTTGGATGCGGGGTCTACGTTGCCTGACGTAGGCCCCGCGCTCGCAGCCCACATGAGCCGCGGGACCGCAATCGCCAATACTCCGCTCGCGAGCAATATCGCCGCGCGGTGTGTTCGCAGCGAGTCCGAGCTGAATGAGTGATGCATTGTGCCGCCCTCCTTTGGTGATCGATTTGACCATCAGGAGGGCAAGCGGCGTGCCGACTTGGCGCGCGCGGGAAACGGGAGAAGGGAACGCGTCGTCGCGCCAGACGGTGACCACTCCGGCGGAATGCTGTGTCCACCATAGTGGACGCACGACTTCGAGTGGTTGGTGCGGTGCGGGAGGCGCGTCGGTGACGCACAACTTGCCGAGGCACCATCTCGGCGTTGAAGTGCTACTGTGCAACCGTCACGGTCAAATCTTCTTGATCGTCAGACCAGAAACGGATGCGATACGTGCGACCCGGGGTGTTGGGAACAACCCATTCGCCCGTGTACTCGCCGTCATCCGCGACTTCGTCTGGAGGTACGTGGCTGTCATTCAGCGACGGAATGACTACCCCGGGTCCAGGCGCCGCATCGGTACCATCTGTCACGTCAACCAGTTCCACCGGGACTTGAATGGGTGTCTCGCAGTTGATGCTCAGGTAGCGCAGGAGCAATTTGGCACCCGGTTGACGTGGCGTTGGATCTCGAACTGGCAGTAACCGTCGGCGCACGATTTGATTGCGGCAGGTCATTGACCCCGTGCACTTGGTGGCGTCGTCCGGACAATCATCCCAGGCGCGGACCATACGTCCCGTGATGGTGACCTCCCGCAGAGACACTGACTGGATACCTCCAGCAAGAACCAGGTTTCGGATCTGTTGCCAACTTCGCTCCTGGTAGCTTGGGTCACTGAGCTTGCGCAGTTGGTCCTGGGCCCGGAGTAGAGCGATGAGACCGGTCACCTCCGCAGCGGCCACAGAGGTCCCGGCAAGAATGTTGACACAGAGGGGATCCCTATTGAGCACAGGGATAGGGATAATGTCGCTGCCCGGTGCCGCCACGTGTACCGTCCGTTTGCCTGACGCATTGGGTACGAATGTGCCGTCGCGGTCCGCAGTCGTTACGGCGATGATGTTTGACAATGGAATGCTAGCTGGGTAGCGCGGAAGCTTATCATTGTCGCCTGCACCGTTGCCCGCACTCGCAACAAAGAGTACTCCCTTAGCACGAAGGTAGCGGATTCCCTCCTCTGCCGCGTCGATATCGGCTTTTACGCTACAAAAGGCTGCGAACGAGTAGTTCACCGACGCGACATCAAGCGTGTCCACATCTATTTTTCGCGCGAGCCACGATAAACAGTCGACCAGCGCTTCCGGGCGCGCGTCCCCCGACTCGGCAACTTTGCACGGCATGATGGTAGTGCCCCACATCATCCCGTCGATCCCTTGGTCGTTGCGCCCGAGGGCGGCGATGATCCCAGCCATCTGAGTACCGTGCCCGAAATCGTCGTTGACGCCGGGGGGAAAGTCCTTCACGGGGTTGAACTGATACTTGGGGCTAATCCGCAGCGCGAGGTCCGGATGGTCCAGTTTCACGCCGCTGTCCAGCAGCGCAATCGCCACGTTGTACCGACTAGCGAGGTCCACCGGCGGAAACCCCAAGGCCTGCCATGCTTGCGGAACATTCATCGCTTGTAGGTTCCAACTGGGAGCGGGGCTCTGGCAGTCGGTTTCTAGCCCCGGGGGCGGCGTGGGCAGAGGGAACAGAAGAGCCTCGAATCCTTTTGACAGGGGCTCGGTGAAACGGCTGCACGATCCAAGCATGAGTACGAGCTCTCCGATGACCAGCCCTACGGACACCTTGTGCAGAATCCTGCACACACGTTCAATGCTCCCTCCGTCGTTCATGTTTTCCCACATCGTTTGATCTCGTGGAACAATTGGTGCTATCCGATGAACTCCAACTTTCACAGGAGAGGAGAACAAACAATGGCTATTCCGACGCATATCGGACCACTCGCCACGTTAGTCGCGGACCTGACACAGCTCCCGCCCGCCACCGGCCTAGCTCGGCGCATCGCGTTCAACAACGATCCGTTCGGCGTCACCAGCGCCGATGGCGTGCAGGGCACGGACCTGCGGGAGTTCCTCGGTTTGAAGAAGCGTGAGATCATTGAGTACGTCTTTGACCAGGTCGCTGCTGGCGACGATCAGATCCGTGTTGACCCGGTCAAGAAGCAAGAGTTCATCGGTTGGGTGAGCGCGTACCTCGTGTGGGATTTCACTTCGACCGAGGAAACCAACTATACTGAGGGACATACGCCCCCGAGTGGCGGCAAGGCTAGCTATTTCGATCCAGCGTGTCGCATCCGTCGAGCATACGTAGCGGGTACAACTCCCCAGCCGAACGGAAAGATCTCGGTCAACCTTCAGGTGTACGCGGAAGGCCTTTTGGAAGATCCCGCCACAGCACGGTGTGGAGTGAAAATCTTTGGCACCGATCCCGTGAACCCCGTGCACGGGAAGAACTATCACGCTGACCCGAACTCTACCTTCCGCGGGGGAAGGATCACCGTCGAGCCATTCGACATCGACAGAGGAGTCAGCCATCGGGTGATTGTTGAACTTCAGTTGCCCGGCGGCGTTGTTTACCGCATCGATCAAGGGGACAACCATTTCAGCGTGTAAAGCGGGATCACGGACCGCGCCGTGATACGCCCCAGCGACGCCGTTGAAGTGAGCGAGCGCTGGTTGCCATCCGCGCTGGTTACACCCGAGGCGCGGCGGGGCATTCTCGACCTGGCACGCCTTCTACCTGCTTGTGCTGAGTCCGTGGGTTTTGAGTGCGTGCTGGCTGCCGACGTGGACACTGTCGACCTCGGCGTCGCGGTCCCGGCTTGTGGCCGGTCAGCGCTAGACAATCGAGAGCACGATCCCCTACTCGATCGCACCGTTGAACTCGAAAAACGATGGAGAAGAATTGTTGAGTTCGCTCGGACCTGGGGTGATCCGCTGTCGGGACTCGAGGTGCGGGTTCCGTTTATCTTTCTCGAATTCGACGCCGATGGGTCGTGCCAGCCAATACCTATACCTTCTGTCTTCGTAGCGCTCGACTGGTTGCTTGACGAGCTGAGCCAACAGGGCGGTAGCAGAATCAGTTGGGGCGGCGCGCCGGGATTCCTTCAGGTGGTGGAGATTCTTCGTACACTCCGTGGTTCCCCGCTTGAGCCAGAAGTGGCCTCGATGCTCCTTCGGTGCTTTGATGCCGTTCCCATTGGGGGTGTCGTTCTCCACGTTGCCGCGATGCTGTCGCGGCCGGGATGTGGCGTTCGCCTTTCCGTGTCTGTCCCGCAAAAGCACGCGGTGCCTTACCTTGCGGAGCTCGGCTGGCGCGCCGGATTGCGACAGCTGGAAAGCGACCTGCAACGCTACGCCCTCGTCGCAGACTTCGACCATGAGTGGTCGCGTGTGCAGCTCGACTTCGATGTCGGGATTGAAGTGGGAGAGCGCATCGGCGTCACGTTGCGACCACGAAGCGACAGCGGCTGGTCCGCGCTGTTGAGTACCCTCGTAAGTGAATGCTTGTGCACCGCTGCGAAGCGAGACGCGCTGCTAGCGTGGCCGGGGGTGAGCGCAGATTGGCCTCCTGGGGCTCAGAGCCCTTGCGTTACCGATCACTACATAAGCCACTTGAAATTGGTTTGCGCATCGAATCAGCCGTCCATCGTCAAAGCGTATTTCGGCGTCACGCCGCGTTCGCTGCATTCCGATCTCCGGGCGCGCCGATCGAGGGGCACCGAAGCCCGGGAATGCGGTCGGATCGCGTAGAGCGTTGGAAGACGGCGAGATCGCTCGACTCATCTACTCCGCAGAGTTCTGCACCGATTCACCCCGACGCGGGTCTGGAAACCCGGGTGCGAACATGGCGAGCAATACACCTGGGCGCTTGATGCCCTTGCTCTCTAGGACCTCTTCTGCCCGACGTCTGAGTGCGGCGTGGCCTCCGTCGGCCAGTTGCCCAAGGCGAATCGCGACCAAAGCCGCACACCCAGACATCCCCCGGTCGGAGAAGCTGGCCGCAGCTCTCCTGAGGAGGGCCACGGCACTCTTCCGATCGCCGCGCTGATTGGCAACCGCTGCGCGTAAGAACGCTGCATGACCAATCGCATCGGGGCGCCGAGTGTTCTCGATCACAGCGGCATCCTTCTCAGCCTCAGAGAGCAGAGCGGCTCGGCCCGCCGGCACTACAGTTCCCGTAGCAAGCGCAAGGCGGGCTCGCAGCAAATGTGCATCAATGCGCAGAACCACGTGCCGCAGAAGCCCAGACCGCGACAGCTGCTTCCATGCCCGCTCGACCTTTTGCCATGCATCCTCCGGTCGACCATCGCCAACATCGCAGTACGCCTCGACTCGCAGCACGTAGAAGTGCTGCATTTCGAAGTTGCCCGAGCGCCAGAACCGGAGAATCTCACGGCAGTGCTCCCGCGCTTTCTCCAACTCACCGCTCACCATGCAACCGACGGCAATGATGGATCGTGAGGTGTAGGCGGCATATAGATCTCCCTGCTCTTCCGCCTGGCGCTGCTTCTGTTCGGTTCGACGCTGCATCTCGGCAAATTCTCCCAGCTCTTCGAGAGCCCGACAAGCCACGTCGCGGCCGAGAGTGAGTTCCCACGCTACACCGCGGCAGTGCCGCCGCAGCGTCTCGACTGCTCCATCGCAAAGATCAAGCGTATCCGACCACCGCCCCTCGATCATTGATTTCTGGGCCATGGTGATCGCAGTGAACCCCAGCAGGTACGGATCACCCGTCTCCTCGGCAACCGCCCGGCTACGGTGAAGCATCTTGACCGCCCACCTGCCGAGCGGACCACCTAAGGGGATCAGTGCGGCACCGACACCCGCCATTTCGCGAGCGATGCGTATCCGTTCACCAGACTGCAGCGCGAGCGAAAGGCTGCGGATTGCGAAATGAAGCCCGCGAACCGGATCGACCATTACGAAGCCCTTGGCGACAGCGTGCGAGGTGTCCGCCCGCACAACTTGCAGACGCGAGGCATGCAGCTTCGACGGAGTTCGTGGTTCCAGACCCCGAAGCCGCATCGCAAGTAGGCGCGCTAGGCTGGCCAAGACTGCCCCAGGAACGGTACGCGGAAATCGAAGCCCAACTGCCTTGAGCAAGTCGCGCATGACGGCTGTACCACTGTCTAGGTTTCCGGTCACCAGAAACTGCTCCGCCGCACGTCGTCGCAGATCGAGGGCCTCGGTCTTTTCACTGTGCTGGGCAGCATCGAGAAACATCGGTGCGGACTCCGCACCGCGACCGGCATTGACCAACGCATCGGCCTGTCGCACTTGCAGCGTGGTTGCCTGTGCTTGATCCCAACGCTTCAGTTCGCGCGCACGCCCGTACAACTCCGCCGCATCGACGAATGCCAGAGCGGTTGCAGCGCGATCCGCGGCACGCACCGCCCACTCTCCCGCTCGCTCGCGTTCATCGGCACCGAGAAAGTGGCGAAACAGGGCGTCTGGGTCAGGCGAAGGTTGGCGTTCGATGGTTTCCGCGAGCTGTCGATGTCGCGTGCGCAAGCGCTGTGGCGGGACCTGCGCCGCGATCACCTCGCGGATGCGGTCGTGATACATCTCGACCGTTGGTTGGGTGTCGCGCGGCGCGGTGCGCAATAGGCCTTCGTGTTCCAACCTGGCGATGAACGGGCGTCCGCGCTCGCCAATGCCCGCGGCTTCGAGAGCGACGCTGCGATCGAGCGGTCGGCCGGCGGTCGACACGAGTTCCAAGATTTCTTGTGCCGACGCGCCCAGATGCTCGATGCGCTCCGCCAGCAACGTTTGCAGATGCAGCCCGGTCGGTCGTGCCGCCTCGTGCTCTGTCGGCGATCGCAGCGCGGCGTAGCGGGCAAGTTGCGTGACGAGAAACGGCGAGCCATTGGCTTGTGAGGCAATCGCCGCAATCTGGTTGTCTGCAGGTGTATTGGACAACCTCGCGGCAAGATCGTGCGCTTCGGTGGGCGATAGCGGCGATAAGACGATGCGCCGGAGCGCTTTGTCGGGGAGATCGCTGCTCACCATCTTCAGCGTGTCGGCGAGTGGAGCGCTCTCGCGATCTTCACCCCGATAGGACAGCACGAGCAGCATCACCGGCGGATCGGGCGGGCGCAGCAGCTCTCGCAGCAGGGCCGCGCTATCGGCGTCTCCCCACTGCAAATCATCGATCCACAGCACCAGCGGTTGGCGATCGCCTATTCGCGCCAAGAGCTCGCGTAGCGCCGCGAAGCCGCGCCGTCGCAGTTCGTAGGGCTCGGCCGCATCTTCGCCGTCCTGCCACGATGCCAATGCGGGAACCCGGGCCAACACCGGGAAGAGCCGCGTGACAGCCCCAGTGTGTCGCGGCACCAGCGCCGCGACACCGGCCTCCGGCAGTGTCATCAGGAAACGACTCAACCGATCGACGAGACCGTCGAGCGCCTTGTAGGGGACAGCTTCATCGGGATGGCAGCGGCCGTCGAGCACCACGGTCCGTCCATCACTCTCGATGGTCGCGAGAAATTGTCGGACAAGTTCTGATTTCCCGATTCCTGACGGACCTTCCACCAACACGACATTCGGCTGCCGGCTGGAGACCGACTCAAAGGCGCGCTGGAGTTCCGCCAACTCCTCCACGCGCCCGACAAATGTGACGTCCTCGGCATCACCATCGACACGTTGCGCCTGCTGCGTCTGCCGCGTGGCTCCAGATCGCTCCTGCAGCTTCGCGAGGATGTCCTTCGGGCCAGGCCTCCCCGCGGGCGCAGGGTCGAGCAGCGCCATGGTCAGCGCGTCGAGATCCTCCGGAACGTCCGGCAGCAACGTGCGCGGCGCGGGAGGCTTGCCCCGCCCTTTGTCCGCGAGCATCTGCGCGGCAGGCCCCGCAAACGGCACTCGTCCGGTCAACGCTTCGTACAGCATGACGCCGACGCTGTACCAGTCAGCGGCGGGATCGGGCTCCATCCCCCACGCTTGTTCCGGCGCCATATAGGTCAAGGTGCCAACCAGTCCGGGCTGCGTGTCGCCGGCTCGCGTGCCACCGAAAACCGTGACCAACCCGAAATCGAGCACGACGACACGCCTCGCGCGTGTCACCAGCACGTTCGATGGCTTCACGTCGCGGTGCAGCTTGCCGACCGCGTGCAGCGCCGCCAGACCCGACACCAGTTGCCGCAGGACATCAGTGAGCCGTTCGTAGTCCACTGCGTTCGCATCGCTGCGGACGTACTCGATGAAGTCGACACCGTCGACCAACTCCATCGTGAAGAAGCATTCGCGCTCCTTGACGAACAGCTCGTACAACTCGACCAGGTTGCGGTGCACCACGCCGGCGAGTGAACGAAACTCGTTTTTGAGACGGTACAGCTCCCCCGGATCGTGCACGGCGAGGGTTTTCAGGGCGACATCGGTATCGGTCTCGCGATCGTGCGCGCGGTATACCACTCCCATGCTGCCGCGACCCAGAAGGACCACCGATCGAAATCGATCGCTGCCAGCGAACGCTCCTGTCAAAGGGGCTACGTCAGTTGGGTCCGGCATGGCCTGGGATCAACCCGCGAATCTTCGGCGGCGTTCATCGTTTGTCCGAGCACTTCGCACCGCAAATGAGACGCATCACGATGGACTCCGCTCGATGCCAAAGGCGTTCATCAACCGGTAGAGATGCGAGCGGGCGATGTCCATGCGCCGCGCGGCCTCGACCACGCTCCACGCGGCGTCCTCCAACGTGTCACGGATGAATCGCGCCTGGAACTGTCGCGTGGCCTCCTGCAATGTCAAGGCGTCAGGAGTGTCTGCCGATTGCGCCGCCGTTGGAGGGAACACGTGCCGTCGCTCCACCTGGCGCACGTTCTCGCCGGTGCAACGAATCGCGGCAGCCTCCACCGCGTGGGCGAGTTGCCGGACGTTGCCTGGCCACTCAGCCGACTCCAGCGCGCGCAACGCGTTCCGCGACAGCTCCAGGCGCGGCAAGCGATGCCGCTCGCACGCGTCGGCGCAGAAGTAGGCGGCAAGATCGGCAATGTCCTCACGGTGCTCCGCCAGCGCCGGCACGCGGATGGGCACGACGGCGAGTCGGAAGTAGAGGTCTTCACGGAAGCGGTGCTCCGCCACGGCGCGCTCGAGGTCCGTATTGGTTGCGGCGATCACGCGCACGTCGGCTCGCTCCGGCTTGGTCCCACCCAACGGGTAGTAGTGCTTCGATTGCAGGACCTGTAGCAGCTTCGCTTGCGCTGACAACGGCAGCTCGCCGATCTCGTCGAGGAACAGCGTACCGCGCTCGGCGGCGGCAACCTTGCCGTCCATTCGACGGGTTGCGGTCGAGTGCGCTCCCGGCAGGGCACCGAACAGTTCGCTTTCTACCAGACTCTCGGGGATGGCCGCGCAGTTGAGCTCGACAAACGGCAGAGGCGCGCGTGGGCCGTTGTCGTGAATGACCCGCGCCAGTTGACTCTTCCCGGTACCGGATTCGCCCGTCAGTAGGACACCGACATCGAGCGGCGCCACGAGCGCAACTTGCTTCAGCACCGAGGCGAATACGTCACTGTGTCCCACCATCGCATTGAGCCGCAACTTCTCGCGCCAGGGTCGCGTGGCATCGGAGGCTTCACGCGCGCTATGCTGCTCTAGCACCCGATCGACAAGTGGAGCGAGATGGGAGGCGAAAACCTCCGCGTGCTCCTGATCGCGAGCCGAGAAGGCACCCGCCGCTGCCCGTCCCTGCAGGTAGAGCACACCGCGCGGCGGGTCTTCGCCGATCGGCACGCAGACAACCGCATCGATTCGCGCCAGCCGCACACTCGGCCGGGACCCGAAGCGATCGTCGTCGAGCGCAGACGCAGTTACGACGGTGCGCCCGGTGGCAATGGCCTCGCTGATGATTCCCGTGGAGACCGCGCGCCGCACCACGGAAATCTCGTCTGGCGAAAAGCCGTGCGCAATCGACCATCGTGGCTCTCCGCCTAGATAGTCGTCGTCATAGAGTTCGAGATATCCCTGGCGGGCATCGGCCACGTCAACGATCAGCGCCAACGCACCATCGAGGAAGGGAGCGATCGCCGTCTGCCGCCCCAAGTTCAGGAGACGCAAATAGAGGTCCCGCTCCTTGAGAACGTTCAGTGTCTCGAAGTCGTGCGCAGCGTCGGACACAGGTTGCTGCCGTATCTAGACCATTGCCGACTAGAAACAAAGGCCGCGCCGTCTTGTCCCGCATACGAGACGGGCATCAGCGTTGGGTGCACGGATGGGACACACCGGCATAGGACGGAAGGCATTGTGCTGTTCGAGCCATGCTCGGCCGGCGGCACGTGGATTGCGAAAGCCAAGGAGCGCAAGGACACGTCATGCAACCGACAACAAGCGCCGCAGGCGAGAACATCGATTCCAAGCGTACCGTGATCGAGCGCCGGCTGGCAGCGATCATGAGCGGCGACGTCGTCGGCTACAGTCAGCTCATGGCCGTGGACGAGGATGCCACCGTGCGGCACTTGCGCAGCAGTCGCGAGTGCATCGGCCGACTGGTCGCCTGTCATCACGGGCGCGTCGTCGACTTTACTGGAGACTGTTTTCTCGCCGAGTTTCCAAGCGTCGTCGCCGCCGCGAACTGCACTCTCGTCGTCCAGGATGCGCTCCATTCTTCCAATGCAAACCTTCCCGTCAGTCGAAGGATGGAGTTTCGCCTCGGCCTGCATCTCGGCGAAGTGCGGGTCGAAGACGGCGCGCTCTATGGAACCGGGGTCAACATCGCGGCGAGGCTCCAGGCGCTAGCCGCTCCGGGTGGGATCTGCGTCTCTCAGGTCGTCTTGCGCGAGATCGCGAGTCGCGTCGCCGTTGTGTGTGACGATCTCGGCGAACGTTCGGTCAAAAACATTCCGGAGCCGATCCGCGTTTTCCGGCTTCGCCGACCCGGAAGCTCAGCTGTTCCGGTACCGATCCCATTGAGGCCGCTCCGGCGTCGTATTCGCCGGGCAGCGCTGCCCGCGTTGCTTGCATTGCTGATACCCTTGAGCGCCGCGACTCTCTCGGCGTTCGCTCCGGGCGCGCGGTGGTTCGGCATGCGGCCGGCGTCCCCAGCGGCAATTGCGGTCCTCCCGTTCAGCGACATGAGCACGGCGCAGGACGAAGGCTATTTCGCGGAAGGACTTGTGGAACAGTTGACCCATGCCCTGGCGAATGTGCGATCGCTACGCGTCGCCGCTCGGACATCCGCGTTCGCGGTTACGATCGCCGGTCGAGATGCCCGTACCATTGGTCACCTCTTGGATGCCGAAACGATCATCGAGGGCAGCGTCAGAAGAGCCGGGAACCAGCTGCGTGTGACGGTGCAAGCGATCCGGGTCGCCGACGGCTATCACCTTTGGTCGCAAATCTATGACTATGAGGAAGCCGACGCGCTCAGCATTCAAGACGAGATCGCGCGCGCGGTGGCGGAGACATTGAGCCAACAGCTTGCCGGTGAAGCCGGTGCGTCCGAGCTGTGCGGTCCGGGCAGATCAAGGCCGGCAGCAGCTCCCGAGATCGTGCATTCCGAGGCGCGGACCGTCGGCATACACGCCAGCGCAGGGTAACCGGCAGTCGCTCCGCATCGAGTCTATCCCGCGCACCAGCGCCGAAACGCGCGGTTGCTGGTATCAAACGTCCCCATCCGGCGTCCGGGTGACTAGCGCTGCAACCCAAACGCCCGGATCAAGTTGTAGACATGCGAGCGCGCCAGGTCGAGGCGACGTGCGGTTTCGACCACGTTCCAACCGGTGTCTTCGAGTGTCTCTCGTAGCAGGCGCTCGTGAAAGCGGCGGGTCGTCTCTTGGAACGTGAGCGGTGCACTCGTGGTGGGCTCAGCGGCGGCTTCGGGGAACACATGCGCTCGCTCGACCTGCGCTGCGCCGGCACCGGCAGCGCGAATCACTGCCGCCTCCATCGCGTGCGCCAGTTGCCGCACGTGCCCCGGCCATTCCGCCGACTGCGCGGCGCGAATCGCATTGCGCGACAGTTCGAGTCGCGGCAGCCCGTGGCGCTGACAGGCGGTCGCACAGAAGTACGCGGCCAGTTCCGGAATGTCGTCACGTCGCTCAGCCAGTGTCGGCACCCGTACCGGCAGCACCTGCAAGCGATAGAACAGATCTTCGCGAAACCGCCGCTCGCTTACGGCGAGGCGGAGGTCTTGGTTGGTCGCCGCGATCACGCGCACGTCTGCTTGCAGCGGCTGCGCGGCGCCGAGGGGATAGTACTGCCGCGACTGCAACAGTTGCAGCAACTTGCCCTGCGCGCTGAGCGAGAGATCGCCGATCTCGTCGAGAAACAGCGTGCCGCGCTCGGCGGCGGCGACTTTGCCCTCGATGCGGCGCGTCGCCGTCGAGTGCGCGCCCGGCATGGCGCCGAACAGCTCGCTCTCGATCAGTGTGTCCGGTAATGCGGCGCAGTTCACTTCGACAAACGGCTGCGCCGCTCGCGGTCCGTTGTCGTGAATCACGCGGGCGAGTTGACTCTTGCCAGTGCCCGACTCGCCGGTGAGCAATACGCTGACGTCGAGCGGCGCAACCAACGCGATTTGTTTGAGGGTCGCGGCCAATGCCAGGCTGCGGCCGATGACGCCGTCGAGCCGCAGGGCGGCGCGCAGCGGCTGCGTCGGGTCGGCGGTGGTCTGGCTCCGATGCTGGGCCAGCAGCCAATCCACTAGTGGCGCGAGGTGTTGCGCAAAGATCTCGGCGCGGGCCCGATCCTCGTCGGAGAACAACCCGGGCGTGGCGCGCCCTTGCAGATACAGCACGCCGCGCGGCGGATCGTCGCCGATAGGGGTGCACAGCACCGCTTCAATGCGGCCGAGGCGGACGCTGTCGCGTTCGCTGAAACGCGGATCGAGCAACGCCGACGGCGTTACGATGGTTTTTCCGGTCGCCAGCGCCTCGGCGATGATGCCGCGCGAAATGGCCGCGCGCACGGTGTCGATTTCATCGCTGGAGAGCCCATGCGCGATCCACCACTGCGGGTGATCGCCGTTCTCCTGATCGTGCAGCTCCAGATATCCCTGGCGCGCGTCGGCGACCTCGACGATTAAGCCGAGGGCTTCGGCAAGAAAAATCTGCAACTCACTTTGGCGGCCGAGGTTCAGCAACCGGAGATAGAGGTCGCGCTCGCGCCGGAGCTTCGCGAGTTCCGCGTGGTGATCCGCGTCACTCATGGCGACAGGCTTCTAGACCATCGGGCGACGCAGAACAACCAAATCTATTGCCGCGCCTTCTTTGCAAGATGGCGTGAGCGAGATGCAATTGTCCATTCAGTTAGACGAGACCCAGACGCGCTGTCCACGCGGCTGGACATGCGTAGCGTTGGTCATCGTGAAGCGCGACTGCGGACGCAGCCGCGCAGTCTGGCGCACGCGTTGCTCCACAGCTGAACTGAAAGGTTGCTGCCAACGGGTTGCCGGTTTTGTGTCGCGCCGGGCCTGAATGAAGGTGAGCGTATGTCCAATGAACTCGAACAGCCGTCGTCTGTCCTTGCCGCCGATCGTACCTTCGTTGTGCGCTTGGGTGCGACGGCCGCGAACCGCCTGAGCGGGCGGGTCGAACACGTGTGGTCAGGGCGGGCCATAGAATTCGACTCGCCGGAGTCACTCCTGAGTTTCATTTTGGGATCGACGCGCCGGCCGAACGGGAATGCGGTGACTGAAACACGGAGCGCTGACGTCACA is a window from the Deltaproteobacteria bacterium genome containing:
- a CDS encoding S8 family serine peptidase — protein: MNVPQAWQALGFPPVDLASRYNVAIALLDSGVKLDHPDLALRISPKYQFNPVKDFPPGVNDDFGHGTQMAGIIAALGRNDQGIDGMMWGTTIMPCKVAESGDARPEALVDCLSWLARKIDVDTLDVASVNYSFAAFCSVKADIDAAEEGIRYLRAKGVLFVASAGNGAGDNDKLPRYPASIPLSNIIAVTTADRDGTFVPNASGKRTVHVAAPGSDIIPIPVLNRDPLCVNILAGTSVAAAEVTGLIALLRAQDQLRKLSDPSYQERSWQQIRNLVLAGGIQSVSLREVTITGRMVRAWDDCPDDATKCTGSMTCRNQIVRRRLLPVRDPTPRQPGAKLLLRYLSINCETPIQVPVELVDVTDGTDAAPGPGVVIPSLNDSHVPPDEVADDGEYTGEWVVPNTPGRTYRIRFWSDDQEDLTVTVAQ
- a CDS encoding adenylate/guanylate cyclase domain-containing protein; its protein translation is MQPTTSAAGENIDSKRTVIERRLAAIMSGDVVGYSQLMAVDEDATVRHLRSSRECIGRLVACHHGRVVDFTGDCFLAEFPSVVAAANCTLVVQDALHSSNANLPVSRRMEFRLGLHLGEVRVEDGALYGTGVNIAARLQALAAPGGICVSQVVLREIASRVAVVCDDLGERSVKNIPEPIRVFRLRRPGSSAVPVPIPLRPLRRRIRRAALPALLALLIPLSAATLSAFAPGARWFGMRPASPAAIAVLPFSDMSTAQDEGYFAEGLVEQLTHALANVRSLRVAARTSAFAVTIAGRDARTIGHLLDAETIIEGSVRRAGNQLRVTVQAIRVADGYHLWSQIYDYEEADALSIQDEIARAVAETLSQQLAGEAGASELCGPGRSRPAAAPEIVHSEARTVGIHASAG
- a CDS encoding sigma-54-dependent Fis family transcriptional regulator, coding for MAPFLDGALALIVDVADARQGYLELYDDDYLGGEPRWSIAHGFSPDEISVVRRAVSTGIISEAIATGRTVVTASALDDDRFGSRPSVRLARIDAVVCVPIGEDPPRGVLYLQGRAAAGAFSARDQEHAEVFASHLAPLVDRVLEQHSAREASDATRPWREKLRLNAMVGHSDVFASVLKQVALVAPLDVGVLLTGESGTGKSQLARVIHDNGPRAPLPFVELNCAAIPESLVESELFGALPGAHSTATRRMDGKVAAAERGTLFLDEIGELPLSAQAKLLQVLQSKHYYPLGGTKPERADVRVIAATNTDLERAVAEHRFREDLYFRLAVVPIRVPALAEHREDIADLAAYFCADACERHRLPRLELSRNALRALESAEWPGNVRQLAHAVEAAAIRCTGENVRQVERRHVFPPTAAQSADTPDALTLQEATRQFQARFIRDTLEDAAWSVVEAARRMDIARSHLYRLMNAFGIERSPS
- a CDS encoding AAA family ATPase encodes the protein MGVVYRAHDRETDTDVALKTLAVHDPGELYRLKNEFRSLAGVVHRNLVELYELFVKERECFFTMELVDGVDFIEYVRSDANAVDYERLTDVLRQLVSGLAALHAVGKLHRDVKPSNVLVTRARRVVVLDFGLVTVFGGTRAGDTQPGLVGTLTYMAPEQAWGMEPDPAADWYSVGVMLYEALTGRVPFAGPAAQMLADKGRGKPPAPRTLLPDVPEDLDALTMALLDPAPAGRPGPKDILAKLQERSGATRQTQQAQRVDGDAEDVTFVGRVEELAELQRAFESVSSRQPNVVLVEGPSGIGKSELVRQFLATIESDGRTVVLDGRCHPDEAVPYKALDGLVDRLSRFLMTLPEAGVAALVPRHTGAVTRLFPVLARVPALASWQDGEDAAEPYELRRRGFAALRELLARIGDRQPLVLWIDDLQWGDADSAALLRELLRPPDPPVMLLVLSYRGEDRESAPLADTLKMVSSDLPDKALRRIVLSPLSPTEAHDLAARLSNTPADNQIAAIASQANGSPFLVTQLARYAALRSPTEHEAARPTGLHLQTLLAERIEHLGASAQEILELVSTAGRPLDRSVALEAAGIGERGRPFIARLEHEGLLRTAPRDTQPTVEMYHDRIREVIAAQVPPQRLRTRHRQLAETIERQPSPDPDALFRHFLGADERERAGEWAVRAADRAATALAFVDAAELYGRARELKRWDQAQATTLQVRQADALVNAGRGAESAPMFLDAAQHSEKTEALDLRRRAAEQFLVTGNLDSGTAVMRDLLKAVGLRFPRTVPGAVLASLARLLAMRLRGLEPRTPSKLHASRLQVVRADTSHAVAKGFVMVDPVRGLHFAIRSLSLALQSGERIRIAREMAGVGAALIPLGGPLGRWAVKMLHRSRAVAEETGDPYLLGFTAITMAQKSMIEGRWSDTLDLCDGAVETLRRHCRGVAWELTLGRDVACRALEELGEFAEMQRRTEQKQRQAEEQGDLYAAYTSRSIIAVGCMVSGELEKAREHCREILRFWRSGNFEMQHFYVLRVEAYCDVGDGRPEDAWQKVERAWKQLSRSGLLRHVVLRIDAHLLRARLALATGTVVPAGRAALLSEAEKDAAVIENTRRPDAIGHAAFLRAAVANQRGDRKSAVALLRRAAASFSDRGMSGCAALVAIRLGQLADGGHAALRRRAEEVLESKGIKRPGVLLAMFAPGFPDPRRGESVQNSAE